A window from Setaria italica strain Yugu1 chromosome VIII, Setaria_italica_v2.0, whole genome shotgun sequence encodes these proteins:
- the LOC101778892 gene encoding uncharacterized protein LOC101778892 isoform X3: MAAATARAPAADNRWGFAAAAAAPTKTPAVGVLGTAQKHTNLPTQRPTPPAPNAWGSSSLLSLKNDGGSGSFGNINDRPSSRGSSRTSTDGSDLLDSPLAWGRTSYNSTTAISHPQRTELRSGSWRFPHSQTSFSDVLKGPLNSIAKRRPTSHGKGFTLSADDFPVLVSKSSQSNSQLGNSFQGRPTFSSVIIAARDEQRKIPPTGGDPFSTADFSMEAQQAQLHATQTPDICMPPPCIDYWHPPPDHPPDRNGIWPGGVASYGLGKPADTHGSFPVESFTHNGQSLLNQRGETGHGPAHGGFQPENNNSCYAHEPADASVKILPHLMLGKVKGNHSDALEKQVIKKDVALLEKIKCLNIKARNLRASNISEISSCREAKVGHPKSIGVEAYHVANDAPVSAVICDITSAFDLANSVSESSNHVPIGTSNVSASANLVMIDLSEGYPTIFSEAREPGESADNYVYVVGNTSRNKHVSSATNTASDIWGPGWEEHSTVDSLPVDMINTHEDQRFAGNSSQQVDVRTVDDMLNSPDYEIQNSMRYISAPYEKQLQEDERGEIGQKAKTIVKLEDLHRHSFVQSQNSNGTPGKYHAYRGNSSRKWHVSSAEDISSSISGHGWEDHQDLSFSGNTSTWQVHIRTDDMINSSDYEIQHSRRELSAQRSKQLQEEERGKPQQKAESTAKLEDLNVHPLLQSQKSKDAPGKSADAHEYGGWNGSRNKCSGSAEDIPFNISGHGWEDHPGVESLPVVINSHQGQSVPWDTSQHLHARTNDDRHNYPGYEIKHSRWRESSAQHAKELQKERENIQHKATSIAKPQDYIEYGGWRASRNRHGSSAEDISFNMPGHGWEDHPTVDSLPFMTNTHQDQSFPGNNSWQVHARTADMLNSPGYEVQHSRRELSAQHAKRLPEHERGEIQQKAKPIVKLEDLNRRQFLQSQKSDNSPGKSADYHVYGGGNALRNRHGSSAENVSFKISEFGWEDHPTVDSMPVAMTNTHQNQSFSGNTAERVYERTIDDMINSADYETQLSWRELSAQHAQLQKEERGKLQLKAKVNGKLEELNRSSSVQNQKSNDVPLEADKILRKQGAEGSGTSNHDTSTSDTCCTAYAGNLKPLRANGTENATVPISSTLAADTASVNRGPLTHNVMPLAKKTDTNMLEHTAQKIRAQSHDSSAPKHLQVEDREGQVHKLESISRVSTTVSGTADANKGPLIHNAFHSAKNTDINMIHIDQKGASESYDTTALMHLQTEDKRRQVHSQGRILRGPPASESAGLNKGSSILNVMPSAKNNGINMKEYITRKSALWSHENSAPKHLQMEIRRRQVRSQEGVLRERSNIAESTENITTDSGTPVDTWNTEAKPHAELSTHSKNRRPASPLVFGTKNTEASSVHKAHISGVIINSAIIPVQVSSVRGFTVGSIMLGDASLAFVNQEKTVAKEVHDDVTHSCSIPKQTEKSGTNQPGVQRVKDPHGSDRIMHTPVKEPRKREQSEAGGLNCAAIPAPIQPSGNQSIVSQNSAPEKTSEMERHAHKPAYKELDLQNPRKMLPAENHTTSSDNLSTSKSDAKTVDEEALDAPTATKPENREDEKTSKHLGRSSASSNQGSTNGSASAAPGLNEQEANSVLKIMHELSDQLEQIEKHLDSSTHVAAVNHPQPTQMVMVSMPGYTWGEHAGCSQRQYHVDGQVNMWINYAANSHMDGRVMTQGAGLQTAHLLPGPISVPVPVPENNLAGVKVGPAPGWKWDTAEHVLISDTGDAPGLSTARRGAAPTQNALRVGQMDVMLGVQATGGMAYGAATAAVNPEVLYHAGPELEQLNPAWFPHVQHDGMHHHGGSGGTSVYLLGMDGGAGAHAHGGGGGYMTGPPMVGPVHPEYQLMPAVASPVAGWSDGGSAMVPALGHPAETWGPAYGEHVYYA, encoded by the exons atggccgcggcgacggcgcgcgcaCCCGCCGCCGACAACAG GTGGGggtttgctgctgctgcggccgcgCCGACGAAGACGCCCGCCGTTGGGGTTCTGGGGACGGCCCAGAAGCACACCAACCTGCCAACCCAAAG GCCAACGCCTCCAGCACCAAATGCGTGGGGTTCATCGTCGCTCCTATCTCTCAAGAATGATGGAGGTTCTGGTTCGTTTGGCAACATCAATGATCGCCCTTCTTCCCGAGGAAGCTCGAGGACATCAACAGATGGAAGTGACTTGCTCGATTCACCTCTTGCTTGGGGTCGAACTTCGTATAATTCTACAACTGCGATAAGTCATCCTCAAAGAACAGAGTTAAGATCAGGAAGCTGGCGATTTCCACATTCTCAAACTTCTTTCTCGGATGTTCTCAAAGGCCCATTAAACAGTATTGCCAAAAGG AGACCTACATCACACGGAAAGGGGTTTACCCTAAGTGCAGATGATTTCCCAGTACTAGTTTCCAAGAGCTCTCAGTCAAACAGTCAATTAG GTAATAGTTTTCAAGGGCGACCAACTTTTAGTTCTGTTATAATAGCGGCACGAGATGAACAGAGAAAGATCCCACCAACCG GAGGTGATCCTTTTTCTACTGCGGACTTCTCTATGGAAGCACAACAGGCTCAGCTACATGCTACACAGACTCCTGATATATGTATGCCTCCTCCATGTATTGATTACTGGCATCCTCCTCCTGATCACCCCCCTGACAGAAATGGGATTTGGCCTGGAGGAGTGGCATCATATGGTCTGGGCAAGCCTGCAGACACACATGGCAGTTTCCCTGTTGAATCTTTTACTCACAATGGTCAGTCCCTTCTCAACCAGAGGGGAGAAACAGGGCATGGTCCAGCACATGGTGGTTTTCAGCCTGAAAACAATAATTCCTGCTATGCTCATGAGCCTGCCGATGCTAGTGTCAAAATTCTACCTCATCTCATGCTTGGAAAGGTCAAAGGTAACCATTCAGATGCACTTGAGAAGCAAGTCATCAAGAAGGATGTGGCATTGTTAGAGAAAATAAAGTGTCTAAATATCAAGGCTAGAAATCTTCGTGCCAGTAACATATCAGAAATATCTTCGTGCAGGGAAGCCAAGGTTGGACACCCAAAAAGCATTGGTGTAGAAGCATATCATGTGGCAAATGATGCTCCTGTCAGCGCTGTCATTTGTGATATCACTTCTGCCTTTGACTTGGCTAATTCTGTTTCTGAAAGTAGTAATCATGTTCCAATTGGTACATCAAATGTGTCTGCTTCTGCTAATCTTGTAATGATTGATCTGTCAGAAGGATACCCTACTATATTCAGTGAAGCTAGAGAGCCAGGTGAATCTGCTGATAATTATGTATATGTAGTAGGGAATACTTCAAGAAACAAGCATGTTAGCTCTGCTACGAACACTGCATCTGATATTTGGGGACCTGGATGGGAAGAACACTCTACAGTTGACTCTTTACCAGTTGATATGATAAATACTCATGAAGATCAACGATTTGCTGGAAACAGCTCACAGCAGGTGGATGTGAGAActgttgatgatatgctgaaCTCTCCTGATTATGAAATCCAG AATTCAATGAGATATATATCTGCTCCATATGAAAAACAACTACAGGAAGATGAAAGGGGGGAAATTGGACAAAAGGCAAAAACTATTGTAAAACTGGAAGACTTGCACAGACATTCATTTGTACAGAGTCAGAACTCAAATGGTACACCTGGTAAGTACCATGCATATAGAGGGAATTCTTCAAGAAAGTGGCATGTTAGTTCTGCTGAGGATATTTCATCCAGCATTTCTGGACATGGATGGGAAGATCATCAGGATCTATCATTTTCTGGGAACACCTCTACATGGCAGGTGCATATAAGAACTGATGATATGATTAACTCTTCTGATTATGAAATCCAG CATTCAAGGAGAGAGTTGTCTGCTCAACGCTCAAAACAACtacaggaggaggagagggggaaACCTCAACAAAAGGCAGAATCTACTGCAAAGCTTGAAGACTTGAACGTACATCCATTATTACAAAGTCAGAAGTCAAAAGACGCACCTGGTAAATCTGCTGATGCCCATGAATATGGAGGATGGaatggttcaagaaacaagtgCAGTGGTTCTGCCGAGGACATTCCATTTAACATTTCTGGACATGGATGGGAAGACCACCCTGGAGTTGAGTCTTTGCCAGTTGTGATAAATTCTCATCAAggtcaatcagttccttgggatACCTCTCAGCATTTGCATGCCCGAACTAATGATGATAGGCATAACTATCCTGGTTATGAAATCAAG CATTCAAGATGGAGAGAGTCTTCTGCGCAGCATGCAAAAGAACTACAGAAGGAGAGGGAAAACATTCAACACAAGGCAACATCTATTGCAAAACCACAAG ATTACATTGAATATGGAGGATGGCGCGCTTCAAGGAACAGGCATGGTAGTTCTGCCGAGGATATTTCATTTAATATGCCTGGACATGGATGGGAAGATCACCCTACAGTTGATTCTTTGCCATTTATGACAAAtactcatcaagatcaatcattTCCTGGGAACAACTCTTGGCAAGTGCATGCCAGAACTGCTGATATGCTTAACTCTCCTGGTTATGAAGTCCAG CATTCAAGGAGAGAGTTGTCTGCCCAACATGCAAAACGACTACCAGAACATGAGAGGGGGGAAATCCAACAAAAGGCAAAACCTATTGTAAAACTGGAAGACTTGAACAGACGCCAGTTTTTACAGAGTCAGAAGTCAGATAATTCACCTGGTAAATCTGCTGATTACCATGTATATGGAGGAGGGAATGCTTTGAGAAACAGGCATGGTAGTTCTGCTGAGAACGTTTCATTTAAGATTTCTGAATTTGGATGGGAAGATCACCCTACAGTTGACTCTATGCCAGTTGCTATGACAAATACTCATCAAAATCAATCATTTTCTGGGAACACTGCTGAGCGAGTTTATGAGAGAACTATTGATGATATGATTAACTCTGCTGATTATGAAACCCAG CTTTCATGGAGAGAATTGTCTGCTCAACATGCACAACTAcagaaagaggagaggggaaaACTTCAATTAAAGGCAAAAGTTAATGGAAAACTGGAAGAATTGAACAGAAGTTCATCTGTACAGAATCAGAAGTCGAATGATGTGCCATTAGAAGCAGACAAAATTCTTCGTAAACAAGGTGCTGAAGGCAGTGGAACTAGTAATCATGATACTTCAACATCAGATACATGTTGTACTGCATATGCTGGGAATCTTAAGCCTTTGAGAGCAAATGGCACGGAGAATGCTACAGTTCCTATCAGCTCCACTCTGGCAGCTGACACTGCAAGTGTTAACAGAGGTCCTCTGACTCATAATGTAATGCCTTTAGCCAAGAAAACTGACACTAACATGCTGGAACACACTGCCCAGAAAATTCGAGCACAGTCACATGACAGCAGTGCTCCAAAGCATTTGCAGGTGGAGGATAGGGAAGGACAAGTTCATAAATTGGAGAGTATTTCAAGGGTCTCCACTACAGTATCAGGCACTGCAGATGCTAACAAAGGCCCTTTGATTCATAATGCCTTTCATTCAGCCAAGAACACTGACATCAACATGATTCACATTGACCAGAAAGGTGCATCAGAGTCATATGACACCACTGCTCTGATGCATTTGCAGACGGAGGATAAGAGAAGACAAGTTCATTCACAGGGAAGAATTTTAAGGGGCCCTCCAGCTTCAGAATCTGCAGGTCTCAACAAAGGCTCTTCAATTCTTAATGTCATGCCTTCAGCAAAGAACAATGGCATCAACATGAAGGAATACATTACCCGGAAAAGTGCATTATGGTCACATGAGAATAGTGCTCCAAAGCATTTGCAGATGGAAATTAGGAGAAGGCAAGTTCGTTCACAGGAGGGAGTTCTAAGGGAGAGGTCCAACATTGCTGAAAGTACAGAAAATATTACAACCGATTCTGGGACTCCTGTGGACACATGGAATACTGAAGCTAAACCTCATGCGGAACTCTCAACCCACAGCAAGAACAGGAGACCTGCTTCACCACTTGTGTTTGGTACCAAGAATACAGAAGCCTCGAGTGTGCATAAAGCCCATATATCAGGTGTCATTATCAATAGTGCTATAATCCCTGTGCAGGTTTCTTCTGTTAGAGGTTTTACTGTAGGGAGTATAATGCTTGGGGATGCTTCACTTGCATTTGTGAATCAGGAGAAAACAGTGGCCAAGGAAGTGCATGATGATGTAACACATAGCTGTTCAATCCCTAAGCAGACAgagaaatcaggaacaaatcaGCCTGGTGTGCAGCGTGTCAAGGATCCTCATGGGAGTGACCGTATCATGCACACACCAGTTAAAGAGCCAAGAAAGAGAGAACAATCTGAGGCTGGCGGGCTGAACTGTGCAGCAATACCTGCTCCCATTCAGCCATCTGGGAATCAAAGCATTGTTTCACAGAATTCGGCGCCAGAAAAAACAAGTGAAATGGAGAGGCATGCACATAAGCCTGCATACAAAGAGTTGGACCTGCAGAATCCCAGGAAAATGCTACCGGCAGAGAACCACACAACATCTTCTGATAATTTGTCAACCTCCAAATCGGATGCTAAGACTGTTGATGAAGAGGCACTCGATGCTCCCACTGCTACAAAACCTGAGAATCGGGAGGATGAGAAAACTAGCAAGCATCTAGGGAGGAGCAGTGCTAGTTCGAACCAAGGAAGCACGAACGGTTCTGCCTCAGCAGCACCAGGCCTTAACGAACAGGAAGCCAACTCTGTATTGAAAATCATGCACGAGTTATCTGATCAGTTGGAGCAAATAGAGAAGCACCTCGATTCCAGCACCCATGTTGCCGCCGTGAACCATCCACAGCCAACTCAAATGGTTATGGTTTCCATGCCTGGCTATACTTGGGGAGAACACGCAGGTTGCAGCCAAAGGCAGTACCACGTCGATGGTCAGGTAAACATGTGGATCAACTACGCCGCGAACAGCCACATGGATGGGAGAGTCATGACACAGGGGGCGGGTCTGCAAACTGCGCATTTGTTGCCAGGTCCCATCTCCGTCCCCGTTCCTGTTCCTGAGAACAACTTGGCAGGCGTCAAAGTTGGTCCAGCTCCAGGATGGAAGTGGGACACCGCTGAACACGTACTGATATCCGACACGGGCGATGCCCCGGGTCTCAGTACTGCCAGAAGAGGTGCTGCACCCACTCAGAATGCGCTTAGGGTCGGCCAAATGGATGTGATGCTCGGCGTGCAAGCCACGGGAGGCATGGCGTATGGAGCTGCCACTGCTGCTGTGAACCCTGAGGTCTTGTACCACGCAGGTCCGGAGCTTGAGCAGCTGAACCCTGCATGGTTCCCCCATGTCCAGCATGACGGCATGCACCACCACGGAGGAAGCGGTGGCACCAGCGTGTACTTGCTGGGGATGGACGGCGGCGCTGGGGCGCAcgctcacggcggcggcggcggctataTGACTGGACCACCAATGGTAGGCCCCGTGCACCCTGAGTATCAGCTGATGCCTGCAGTTGCGTCCCCTGTTGCCGGCTGGAGCGATGGGGGGAGCGCCATGGTGCCTGCATTAGGGCATCCGGCTGAGACTTGGGGACCGGCGTACGGGGAGCATGTGTACTATGCCTGA